One segment of Anopheles stephensi strain Indian chromosome 3, UCI_ANSTEP_V1.0, whole genome shotgun sequence DNA contains the following:
- the LOC118514324 gene encoding uncharacterized protein LOC118514324, translated as MATSWIPASVHGPYPPHMVPGGVDSDGAQIFVGRAHHAGDLLPAKVIPDKNAAYVAHGGLETFVDQVEVLVHKQLIWDTASSGQVPMGAVVGGHTSDGEPLYVGRAYHEGSQTIGKVQCSHSCIYIPYGGSEVSVPTYEVLCERCYPHYGFHPDYLSNPSDLSYNPAEAPPAPFAGVARTSSSSSDSSSSPSVCCETVKPPSYGASVPNEFAGCWQYCNINGPFPPNMVRAGVDCDGEVIYVGRAFHEGDMIPAKVIPTKNVAFVCHGGEEVLKEDFEVLRYGAFVWEYATGGSVPESAMKIGETADGESLYMGRAIHGGSQTPGKIHPSHGCCYLPFDGAEVSVTDYEVLCIR; from the exons ATGG CCACCTCATGGATTCCGGCTAGCGTGCACGGACCGTACCCACCGCACATGGTACCCGGCGGTGTAGATAGCGACGGTGCGCAGATCTTCGTCGGACGGGCACATCACGCGGGCGATCTGCTGCCGGCCAAAGTGATACCGGACAAGAACGCGGCGTACGTTGCGCACGGTGGGCTGGAAACGTTCGTCGACCAGGTGGAGGTGTTGGTGCACAAGCAGCTGATCTGGGATACGGCTTCCTCGGGCCAGGTACCGATGGGTGCCGTCGTCGGTGGCCACACGTCCGACGGGGAACCGCTGTACGTGGGCCGCGCCTATCACGAGGGTTCGCAAACGATCGGCAAGGTGCAGTGTTCGCACAGCTGCATCTACATCCCGTACGGTGGTTCGGAAGTGTCCGTCCCGACCTACGAGGTGCTGTGCGAACGGT GTTATCCACATTACGGATTTCATCCCGATTACTTGTCTAATCCATCGGACTTATCGTACAACCCAGCCGAAGCTCCCCCGGCACCGTTTGCTGGGGTCGCTCGAACATCcagctcatcttccgattcttCCAGCTCGCCGTCCGTGTGCTGCGAAACGGTTAAGCCACCGTCTTATGGGGCAAGCGTACCGAACGAATTCG CGGGCTGCTGGCAATACTGCAACATCAATGGACCGTTTCCCCCGAACATGGTCCGTGCCGGTGTCGATTGCGACGGTGAGGTAATCTACGTCGGCCGTGCCTTCCACGAAGGTGATATGATACCGGCCAAGGTGATCCCGACCAAGAATGTGGCCTTCGTGTGTCACGGTGGCGAGGAGGTCCTCAAGGAAGACTTTGAAGTGCTGCGCTACGGTGCGTTCGTGTGGGAGTACGCAACGGGCGGTAGCGTACCGGAGTCGGCCATGAAGATAGGCGAAACGGCCGACGGTGAATCGCTGTACATGGGCCGTGCGATCCACGGTGGATCGCAAACGCCCGGCAAGATTCACCCGTCGCACGGTTGCTGCTATCTGCCGTTCGACGGCGCCGAGGTGAGCGTGACCGACTATGAAGTGCTGTGCATTCGATAA
- the LOC118510452 gene encoding uncharacterized protein LOC118510452, with protein MAINPEKEEYELQYFNFSSEELVAQNIQMVQSLLNKSLTVFTEQLIQKQKIPDDPATRLRAGCNKTAIAIYNDCLPAMNNLNALYRKTFVIPDNVLIPTDLLHTRGYTEELEKSLEQEVQTAKDAVMQGAVFLASLEAELELHRELEACYEAEEEIIEQLKDFQEEEIDPDDVSDLVKRLEIAGIVVDGNAQESIVELDNFLLQK; from the exons ATTAATCCCGAAAAGGAGGAGTACGAGCTGCAGTACTTTAACTTCTCGTCGGAAGAACTAGTGGCGCAAA ACATACAAATGGTACAATCGCTGCTTAACAAATCACTCACCGTCTTCACGGAACAGTTGATCCAGAAGCAAAAGATCCCGGACGATCCCGCCACACGGCTGCGTGCCGGCTGCAACAAAACCGCCATCGCCATCTACAACGATTGTTTGCCGGCGATGAACAACCTGAACGCGCTTTATCGGAAAACCTTTGTCATACCGGACAACGTGTTGATACCGACGGACCTGTTACATACGCGCGGATACACGGAGGAGCTGGAGAAAAGTTTAGAGCAAGAGGTACAGACGGCCAAAGACGCCGTCATGCAAGGGGCCGTCTTCCTGGCCTCGCTAGAGGCCGAACTCGAGCTGCACCGAGAGCTGGAAGCGTGCTACGAAGCGGAAGAGGAAATAATTGAACAGTTGAAAGATTTCCAGGAGGAAGAGATCGATCCGGACGATGTGTCGGATCTGGTGAAGCGATTAGAAATAGCCGGTATCGTTGTGGATGGTAACGCACAAGAGAGCATCGTAGAGCttgataattttttattacaaaaataa
- the LOC118510451 gene encoding congested-like trachea protein — translation MSENKSPIKYFLSGGFGGICTVLAGHPLDTIKVRLQTMPLPAAGQAPLYAGTLDCAKKTIAREGFRGLYKGMSAPITGVAPIFAVSFFGFGLGKRLQQKTPDEELNYTQLFAAGAFSGIFTTTVMAPGERIKCLLQIQQGGNSPQKYNGMVDCAKQLYAEGGMRSIYKGAFATLLRDVPASGMYFLTYEYIQRALAPKAGEKKDASIGLLGTIFAGGMAGIANWAIGMPADVLKSRLQTAPEGTYPNGIRDVFRELMRREGPLALYKGVTPVMLRAFPANAACFIGVEIFMKFLNVVAPGL, via the coding sequence ATGTCAGAGAACAAGAGTCCGATCAAGTATTTCCTGTCCGGTGGGTTCGGTGGCATTTGTACGGTGCTGGCCGGCCATCCGCTCGACACGATCAAGGTGCGCCTCCAAACGATGCCCTTGCCCGCCGCTGGCCAAGCACCCCTGTACGCCGGAACGCTGGACTGTGCGAAGAAAACGATCGCCCGGGAAGGGTTCCGGGGACTGTACAAAGGCATGTCGGCACCGATCACGGGTGTGGCACCGATTTTCGCGGTCAGCTTCTTCGGGTTCGGGTTGGGTAAGCGGTTGCAGCAGAAAACTCCCGACGAGGAGCTGAATTACACGCAGCTCTTTGCGGCCGGTGCATTTTCGGGCATCTTCACGACCACCGTCATGGCGCCGGGTGAGCGTATCAAGTGTCTGCTGCAGATCCAGCAGGGTGGCAATTCACCCCAGAAGTACAACGGTATGGTGGACTGCGCCAAGCAGCTGTACGCCGAGGGTGGAATGCGTAGCATCTACAAGGGCGCCTTTGCGACGTTGCTGCGCGATGTCCCTGCGTCCGGCATGTATTTCCTCACGTACGAGTACATCCAGCGGGCGCTGGCACCGAAGGCGGGTGAAAAGAAGGACGCATCGATTGGACTGCTGGGGACGATCTTTGCCGGTGGTATGGCTGGAATCGCTAACTGGGCGATTGGAATGCCGGCCGATGTGTTGAAATCGAGACTGCAGACGGCACCGGAAGGCACGTACCCGAACGGAATAAGGGACGTGTTCCGGGAGCTGATGCGCCGCGAAGGTCCGCTGGCGCTGTACAAGGGTGTGACGCCTGTAATGCTGCGAGCGTTCCCGGCCAACGCGGCCTGCTTCATCGGGGTGGAAATTTTCATGAAATTCCTCAACGTGGTCGCACCGGGACTGTAA